One Staphylococcus ratti DNA segment encodes these proteins:
- a CDS encoding thioredoxin family protein — MQKIQNMDRFKEIINGDNIAIVKFEASWCPDCKAMDMWVDPIVQKYNQYDWYVVNRDEVEEAAIENDVMGIPSILIFKNGEKLHHLHSAHAKSPEQVESFLAESLG; from the coding sequence ATGCAAAAAATTCAAAACATGGATAGATTCAAAGAAATCATTAATGGTGACAACATTGCGATTGTAAAATTTGAAGCAAGTTGGTGTCCCGATTGTAAAGCGATGGACATGTGGGTCGACCCAATCGTCCAAAAATACAATCAATATGATTGGTATGTCGTGAACCGTGATGAAGTTGAAGAAGCAGCCATTGAAAATGACGTAATGGGCATCCCAAGTATTCTTATTTTCAAAAATGGCGAGAAATTGCACCACCTGCATTCCGCACATGCAAAATCTCCAGAACAAGTTGAATCATTTTTAGCTGAAAGTTTAGGATAA
- a CDS encoding nitroreductase family protein: MELQHAIKYRRSIKKFNRDMHINEDAVREAVVEAANAPNHGMREPWRVVYVPKHKLGEMSKEVTRYAFPREPEKKQSHYDAVTNLGGFIALIMKCDARQREENENYLAVGAYAQNLLLLLYEKGIGTCWKTPTYIFHPKVRNVFGVLPDERLIGFIYLTDLESEKETEAKRKNKGVYTEYI; the protein is encoded by the coding sequence ATGGAACTTCAACACGCTATTAAATATCGAAGAAGTATTAAGAAGTTTAATAGAGATATGCATATTAATGAAGATGCGGTGAGAGAAGCAGTGGTAGAAGCAGCTAATGCGCCGAATCATGGTATGCGTGAGCCATGGCGCGTGGTCTACGTTCCAAAACATAAGTTGGGTGAAATGAGCAAAGAAGTCACACGTTATGCTTTTCCACGGGAACCAGAAAAAAAACAAAGTCATTATGACGCAGTGACCAATTTAGGGGGCTTTATTGCGCTGATTATGAAATGTGATGCACGCCAACGTGAAGAAAATGAAAATTATTTAGCGGTTGGAGCATATGCACAAAATTTATTACTTCTTTTATATGAAAAAGGTATTGGCACGTGTTGGAAAACACCTACGTATATTTTTCATCCAAAAGTGAGAAATGTTTTTGGTGTACTCCCAGATGAAAGGCTCATTGGTTTTATTTATTTAACAGATCTCGAGAGCGAAAAAGAGACAGAGGCCAAACGTAAAAATAAAGGCGTTTATACTGAATATATTTAA
- the aroD gene encoding type I 3-dehydroquinate dehydratase, with protein MKTQIVASFMPTTIHLSTDDLTLIEEKQQYFDILELRIDAIPDVSLNKVRQMLEQLHQKGLHKAVLVTFRTTAQGGKGAILEGVYEGLMKDIAELEQVDYVDIEWAPSYHRESLVAQIQSTGTDVVVSYHNFHETPQLEVLKKTYYHMSKWKGTHLKIAVMPHTRQDVLTLLHAVTDASSALPHWITGISMSQLGIISRTAQQTFGGALTYGAITESVAPGQLDVKTLKSAMALYQ; from the coding sequence ATGAAAACACAAATTGTAGCAAGTTTTATGCCAACTACAATTCATTTATCAACTGATGATTTAACTTTAATTGAAGAAAAACAACAATACTTTGATATTTTAGAATTAAGAATCGATGCGATTCCAGATGTTTCGTTAAATAAGGTTAGACAAATGTTGGAACAGTTACATCAAAAGGGATTACACAAAGCGGTGCTTGTTACTTTTAGAACGACAGCACAAGGGGGCAAAGGTGCTATTCTAGAGGGTGTGTATGAAGGATTGATGAAAGATATCGCTGAATTGGAGCAGGTGGATTATGTGGATATCGAATGGGCGCCCTCTTATCATCGTGAAAGTTTAGTTGCACAAATTCAGTCTACAGGCACTGATGTTGTCGTATCTTATCATAATTTTCATGAAACCCCTCAGTTAGAGGTGCTAAAAAAAACATATTACCATATGTCGAAATGGAAAGGCACACACTTGAAAATTGCGGTAATGCCTCACACGAGACAAGATGTTTTAACGCTCTTGCACGCAGTGACAGATGCGAGTTCGGCGTTGCCACATTGGATAACAGGTATTTCGATGTCTCAACTAGGCATAATATCAAGAACTGCACAACAAACGTTTGGCGGGGCGCTAACTTACGGGGCAATAACTGAAAGCGTGGCACCAGGACAACTCGATGTAAAAACACTCAAAAGCGCAATGGCTTTGTATCAGTAA
- a CDS encoding GNAT family N-acetyltransferase: protein MIKVLNDRHAKAFYQLTCEAFRLHPSAFVHEINERTDYTEQDIAQLLHPDYHHHQIFFGAFEDEMLIGFVQLNFFPYTSKSHKATIQGLFVKPDYRGKTVGRQLMKYLIQYAKQHNIEQLILGVASNNIAAKVFCGHLGFEFLGLESHARKYENTYIDEHWLIHYMDNDPI, encoded by the coding sequence ATGATAAAAGTTTTAAACGATCGTCATGCAAAAGCATTTTACCAATTGACTTGTGAAGCTTTTCGCCTTCACCCTTCTGCTTTTGTACATGAAATCAATGAACGCACTGATTATACAGAGCAAGATATAGCCCAGCTGCTTCACCCAGATTACCACCATCATCAAATATTTTTTGGCGCATTTGAAGATGAAATGCTCATCGGATTTGTCCAACTCAATTTCTTCCCTTATACCTCTAAAAGTCATAAAGCAACCATTCAAGGATTATTTGTCAAGCCTGATTACAGAGGGAAAACGGTTGGCAGACAGCTCATGAAATACCTTATTCAATATGCAAAACAACACAACATAGAACAGCTCATATTAGGTGTTGCCTCAAATAACATCGCTGCTAAAGTATTTTGCGGACATCTTGGCTTTGAATTTTTAGGTCTTGAATCACATGCCCGTAAATATGAAAACACATACATAGACGAGCATTGGCTCATTCATTATATGGATAATGATCCTATCTAA